Proteins from one Chloroherpetonaceae bacterium genomic window:
- the asnB gene encoding asparagine synthase (glutamine-hydrolyzing), with protein MCGIVGIYNFSGPERNLSESVLESMRDSMIHRGPDDSGIFVSPNRKLGFGFRRLSIVDLSPAGHQPMTTTDNRFTIVFNGEVYNHLSIRKDLEKRGYRFRSTSDTETILYAFQEFGLGCISKFYGMFAIAVWDNFTEELFLIRDRVGIKPLYYSFFNGCFVFSSEIKAILKHPSFHVNLNHQAISDYLTFLSSPPEKTLFEGISKLPAGHFAVLSKSGEYKLQRYWSLHHQSESYDKSQFRSEPFCVDELRRLLRDSVKLRMMSDVPFGVFLSGGIDSSLNVALMSELMARPVDTFSVGFKDFEKYNELHYARLVSKQFSTNHHEILIDESDAVGFIDQMLSYQDEPNADPVNIPLYFVSKLARESGTIVVQVGEGSDEEFSGYSHFHREWLFYHYYHQLVPTGFRELFYSLSSQFSHSSLISDYARRSLQLQFPFYGGAFAFTDIQKDQLFMPSYKRMIYSASRYSSEYFSTLSSDVGYYSKMMFTEFQNRLPELLLMRVDKMSMACSIEARVPFLDHRIAEFAFQIPDSLKVRDGETKYILKKAAEGIIPNEIIYRKKQGFAAPVSDWMRNGKLNRIVKETMFRSKLLSNNVGSLGLQDNHAFFSTSYVKSLFHQHESGKVNFHYQLWSLFLLALWYEKHF; from the coding sequence ATGTGTGGGATTGTTGGTATCTATAATTTCAGTGGACCTGAGCGTAACCTGTCGGAATCAGTTCTTGAATCAATGCGTGATTCAATGATTCACCGTGGGCCGGATGATTCCGGTATTTTTGTTTCTCCAAACCGTAAGTTAGGATTTGGTTTCCGCAGACTTTCAATCGTTGATCTTTCACCCGCGGGTCATCAACCAATGACGACAACTGACAATCGATTTACCATTGTATTTAATGGAGAGGTTTATAATCATCTTTCGATTCGAAAAGATTTAGAAAAAAGAGGATACCGCTTTCGCTCTACCTCTGATACTGAAACTATTCTTTATGCATTTCAAGAATTTGGCCTTGGCTGTATTTCGAAATTTTATGGGATGTTTGCGATTGCTGTTTGGGATAATTTCACTGAAGAACTTTTCCTTATTCGTGATAGAGTTGGCATAAAACCCCTTTACTATTCTTTCTTCAACGGATGTTTTGTTTTTTCTTCTGAGATCAAAGCGATACTTAAACATCCCTCATTTCATGTAAATCTTAATCATCAAGCGATTTCTGATTACCTCACTTTCCTTTCATCTCCTCCAGAAAAGACTTTATTTGAAGGAATTTCAAAACTTCCTGCCGGTCATTTTGCAGTGCTTTCAAAATCGGGAGAATACAAACTTCAACGCTATTGGAGTCTTCATCATCAAAGCGAATCCTATGATAAGAGCCAATTTAGAAGTGAACCATTTTGTGTTGATGAATTGCGTAGGCTTCTTAGAGATTCGGTTAAACTTCGCATGATGTCGGATGTTCCGTTTGGGGTTTTTCTTTCAGGGGGAATTGATTCATCCTTAAATGTTGCCCTTATGTCAGAATTGATGGCAAGACCTGTCGATACTTTTTCAGTGGGCTTCAAAGACTTTGAAAAGTACAATGAACTTCATTATGCCCGTCTGGTATCCAAACAATTTTCAACCAACCATCATGAAATATTAATTGATGAATCGGATGCAGTAGGTTTTATTGATCAAATGCTTTCTTATCAAGATGAACCTAATGCTGATCCCGTCAATATTCCTCTTTATTTTGTCAGTAAACTTGCCAGAGAATCAGGAACGATTGTCGTTCAAGTTGGCGAGGGCTCAGATGAAGAATTTTCTGGTTACTCTCATTTTCACCGTGAGTGGCTTTTCTATCATTATTATCATCAATTGGTACCAACGGGTTTTCGTGAATTATTTTACTCTTTGTCCTCTCAATTCTCTCATAGTTCCCTCATATCAGATTATGCGCGCCGTTCCCTTCAATTACAATTCCCCTTTTATGGTGGCGCTTTTGCTTTTACCGATATTCAAAAAGATCAGTTATTTATGCCTTCATATAAAAGAATGATTTATTCAGCTTCGCGCTATTCAAGTGAATATTTTTCAACCCTTTCTTCGGATGTTGGCTACTATTCAAAAATGATGTTTACAGAGTTTCAAAATCGTTTGCCTGAACTTCTTTTGATGCGTGTTGATAAGATGTCTATGGCATGTTCCATCGAAGCCCGTGTACCTTTTTTAGATCATCGAATTGCTGAATTTGCCTTTCAAATTCCTGATTCATTAAAAGTACGGGACGGTGAAACCAAGTATATTTTAAAAAAAGCCGCTGAGGGTATTATTCCTAATGAAATTATTTATCGTAAGAAGCAAGGATTTGCAGCGCCGGTTTCAGATTGGATGAGAAATGGTAAACTTAATCGCATTGTAAAGGAAACTATGTTTCGTTCTAAACTACTTTCAAATAATGTAGGGTCATTAGGGTTGCAAGACAATCACGCTTTTTTTTCAACTTCTTATGTCAAATCCCTTTTCCATCAACATGAGTCAGGAAAGGTAAATTTCCATTACCAATTATGGTCACTTTTCCTATTAGCACTTTGGTATGAAAAACATTTTTAA
- the purH gene encoding bifunctional phosphoribosylaminoimidazolecarboxamide formyltransferase/IMP cyclohydrolase — MNPKIKRALISVSDKTGIIPFAQVLEKLGVEIISTGGTLRSLQDSGINAQSISTLTKFPEILDGRVKTLHPNVHGGLLAKRDEEIHLKEMTENSIEFIDLVVVNLYPFEKTVAKSDVKFDEAIENIDIGGPSMLRSSAKNFKFVTVVTDFTDYATVLDEMQKNNGATTLATRFYLAQKVFQLTSKYDSAISNYLATALPEELILSQEKDTNKIELEYLHVLTKEIDMRYGENPHQKAGFYSIRTSEGESTFREHFEKLHGKELSFNNILDISAAAGAVEEFWDEAPTAVIVKHTNPCGVGQDASLLEAYKKAFQTDTQAPFGGIISVNRSLDKETAEAINLIFTEIVIAPDFEDGVMEMMRKKKDRRIIQRKKSVLKKGLEVRGNAMGILIQERDTAMITRKELKVVTKRVPTEEEFKDLLFAWKVCKHVKSNAIVYAKNLQTYGIGAGQMSRVDSSRIARWKAGEAGLDLNGSAVASDAFFPFADGLLAAAEAGAMSVIQPGGSVRDQEVIDAANEKGIAMVFTGIRHFKH, encoded by the coding sequence ATGAATCCAAAGATAAAACGCGCGTTAATTTCTGTATCCGATAAAACCGGAATAATTCCATTTGCACAGGTTCTTGAAAAGTTAGGGGTCGAGATCATCTCGACCGGTGGTACTTTACGATCTCTTCAAGATTCCGGAATTAACGCGCAAAGTATATCAACGCTAACAAAATTCCCTGAAATATTAGATGGAAGAGTAAAAACTTTACACCCGAATGTGCACGGTGGGCTCTTGGCAAAAAGAGATGAAGAAATTCATCTGAAGGAAATGACTGAAAATTCGATTGAGTTCATCGATTTGGTTGTGGTGAATTTGTATCCTTTCGAAAAAACAGTAGCAAAAAGTGATGTAAAATTCGACGAGGCCATTGAAAATATTGACATTGGCGGCCCTTCGATGCTTCGCTCATCAGCTAAAAATTTTAAGTTCGTCACGGTTGTCACTGACTTTACCGATTATGCAACTGTGTTAGATGAAATGCAAAAAAACAACGGGGCAACGACACTTGCAACAAGGTTTTATTTGGCACAAAAAGTATTTCAATTAACATCAAAATACGACTCCGCAATCAGCAACTATCTGGCTACCGCTTTGCCAGAGGAGTTGATATTGTCTCAAGAGAAAGACACAAATAAAATTGAACTTGAGTATTTGCATGTTCTAACCAAAGAAATCGATATGAGATATGGAGAAAACCCGCATCAAAAAGCCGGGTTTTATTCAATTAGAACAAGCGAGGGAGAAAGTACATTTCGTGAGCATTTTGAAAAATTACACGGCAAAGAACTTTCATTCAACAATATTTTAGATATCAGTGCGGCGGCTGGCGCAGTGGAAGAATTTTGGGATGAAGCTCCCACTGCAGTGATAGTAAAGCATACAAATCCTTGTGGGGTTGGACAGGATGCGTCGCTTCTTGAGGCATACAAAAAGGCATTTCAGACCGATACGCAAGCCCCTTTTGGCGGTATTATTTCTGTGAATCGAAGCCTTGATAAAGAAACCGCAGAAGCAATAAATTTAATTTTTACTGAAATTGTGATTGCCCCGGATTTTGAAGACGGCGTGATGGAAATGATGAGGAAAAAGAAAGATCGGCGAATTATTCAGAGGAAAAAATCGGTATTGAAAAAAGGATTGGAGGTGAGAGGAAACGCAATGGGTATCTTAATCCAAGAGCGAGATACAGCGATGATCACGAGAAAAGAGTTGAAGGTCGTTACAAAAAGAGTGCCTACGGAAGAAGAGTTTAAGGATTTGCTTTTTGCTTGGAAGGTCTGCAAACATGTGAAATCAAATGCGATTGTGTATGCGAAGAACTTGCAGACTTATGGCATTGGTGCGGGGCAGATGTCGCGTGTGGATTCCTCAAGAATCGCGCGATGGAAAGCTGGTGAAGCCGGGCTTGATTTAAATGGTTCAGCTGTTGCAAGTGATGCGTTCTTCCCTTTTGCCGATGGATTACTTGCCGCAGCTGAAGCCGGGGCGATGTCAGTAATTCAACCGGGAGGATCAGTAAGAGATCAGGAAGTGATTGATGCGGCAAATGAAAAAGGGATAGCGATGGTCTTTACAGGGATAAGGCATTTCAAACATTAG